Genomic DNA from Solanum pennellii chromosome 3, SPENNV200:
ttattttatggGGATTTTAACCAAAATAAGGAGTAAGTCAGAAGCGCGGGACGCAGTACcaggtttttaatttttaagtgaATGGATAATTTGAAAACTAGATCAGAACAGGGGTTTCCCCTAAAGCTAATGGTGGCAGCATCTCAGGGCATGCCTGGCTCTGCGCACTGAAAAAGAACTCCTTGTGCAAGCGTTATCCATTTCATTACAATCAAAAACTGCATTATGGGGTTGTTAGAGGTTTTGGTGGTTCCTATTGTTTGACTTTTTATCTTAGGAGTTAGGTGTGTCTCTAATTATTGTCTGCGTTAATTTTGATAAACTAATTCTCTTACAGTGGTTAGTTAATGCTCATCTTTCACATGTGTTTCGATTATGGAACAATGAGTTTGAACTAAGCTCTCTACTATTTTCCTCTCTggcttcattcatgtcaatttAGATAAAAGCTTATTGTTCTTCCTTGTCCTCCGGTGTCTTGCTAATATAGTTCATCGTTGAGGCAAGGGAGGAAACTTACTTGTATTTTGTGTCCCTCAGATAAGAAGGCAAATCCAAGCTGTTGATGAAGTCTACAAACTTCACAACCTTCCGGAATTTTACAAGGTTGACCACATAAACTCTGTTTAATTTATTGCAAGTTTCAATAGTGTGTTTGGTAtgtaggaaaacattttccaggaagtgttttccaattttctcatgtttttttggtcagaatattttgaaaaatattttctctgcAAAGCAAGCTCCTGAATAATCACTTCTCTAATGAAAATAGGAAAACAAGTTTCGTCAGTGACATTCCAAGTTCATTGTCTCCTTCCCCCTCTAACCCTCACTCCCTGCCCCATCCCACCCACGTAATTTTTTGCTAGATTACATATAAATGCTCTTGGAATAAAATTCTTTTGCTTACTTaccaaatactagaaaataagtaaaaaactcatttttcaacaaaacattttgcatgaaaatattctccttcataccaaacacacccggCCAGTCAAATCAATGCTTCTtcaagtgaaaaattaaaaattcctTGGATTTGGTGGCAGGATCCACGCCCTCACATCTCAATAACTTGGGCATTGGGGGATATCAGCGACACCTTGAAGAGAATGGTGGAAGAAGAGATGATCAAATACAGAGCAGGTCCAAGTTCACGGCAGAAATGTATTTTCACAAGCAAATTCAGTGGCATTTCGTGCAAAATAGGCAACAAGATGCATGAAATCTGCAAGTTTCAGGAAGAGTAACAGTTGTCTATAGATTCCTAGTTAACCTTCTCATTTCAAACCAACTATGCATCTCCCAGAAAGCTACAGAAGAACTTGTTATTGTAGAAAGTCGAACTGAGCAAAGAGGAAAAAGGCAACGATTGTTGATAGGTTTGTTGTTTTAATGAAGATAACAAGAGGGAGGCTCACTCTGTTCTAGAATCTCTGTCCAATATGTGCTGAAAGAAGATAACAAGTCGTGAGCGCATATTCCCAGGCCCAGCATATCAATGATGTACTAACTCGTAAAAAGGTTTGACTTGTCTAATTTTATGAGTTCCATTAGATTCAtcatttgagaaaaaaattatgtgagtGAGCCCTTAAAATGTTATTCATGTTCTATTTAGATGTATTTTGGACAAACTTTAAGCTATATATGAAATGATCATTATCACTAtttataaaaagatgaaaaaataattccATCTTGGATACCTTTCCACAATAGTACCTGGATGTTACCaggaaaaaaatcatttaagttCATGAAAATTCTATTTTCTGGTCAATATTACCTGGGTGTCTTGAAGAATAAAGTCATTTAACATTATCAGTAATTTTCTTCACCAATTGATCTATGTTACTCaaattttccctcaaaaaagAAATATCATCTTTGCTAACATTCCATATTATATGGTATTCAATACAATTTCTTATCCCCCCTTCTCTTCCACAGAACGTGTGACTGACCGACTCTACCTCTACTCTTTACTTAGGGTGTGGACTCTTTTGCAGtagtttttttctctctcttttttacAGAGGTAGCAATaagtttgggggggggggggaactGAGACGCCCTTGATAGTAATATTAGCTTAATGAAATTAGACTTGGCACGATATTATATTCTATTAACCCTTCTGGGTGGTCCAGTGGTTTGGACTTGGGACTTctatgttggaggtctcaagttcgaaaccccttgctttcgctggcaaaGGGTTTGCCTTCTGAATCTAGCTCGTCGCACCAGTAATGTCTAGTGCGGTTACCTCTCCTgagtggtttgcgagctattgcataggagcggagCGGAGATTTTTTCCGTgtgcacccaaagggtagctaCTGCGGGTTTCCgttgtcataaaaaaaacataatagaTTCTATTATATTTCAAGTTTAAGACAGAAGATTAGAATTATTGCCTTGTAAGAAAGACAAAAAAGTGGATAAAAACTAGGACCTAATACAGATTATTGCTTTGTGAGAGAATAAAAAGTGGACAAAAACTAGGACCTAATACAGAAGATGTAGGATTATTGCTTTGTGAGAGAATAAAAAGTGGATAAAAACTAGGACCTGCACATGGGTTCTAACTTGTAACATGTTTTAGAAAGTAAGATGTTCAGATATTTCCAAGTACATCAATCCAGAATGAAGTCATATCGAATTGGTCGAAGGAGTTAACAGCAGAACCATGGGGAATAGAATGTGGTAGGGCAACACCAATATTTATACATGTGTTTTCCATGTTGGGGACTTGTTGATCGACAACAAGTGAAGTAATGTTGTTATAACAAACTTCAAAAGTTTGTGAGAAATTCACAAAAGGATCCATCATTTGGTTTTCTTCACATGTAGTAATGCTGCTGCAGGGTGAACAAACATCTGTTGTTAATGAATTGCTGTTATTGCTCATTTCAAGTACAAGTCTTCCTCGAGTACTAATTTTCTTCTCATCTTCTTTGGTTTGTTTGCGGATTTTACTAGTTTTCAATGGAACATCATGATTTTTCAGTCCAAGATGCTTCTTTAAGTGTGTGTGGAAGAAGTTCTTAACTTCGTTATCTGTTCTTCCAGGCAATTTTGCGGCTATTGCTGACCAGCTGCatagaaatacaaatttaatatggTTTGGTTTTAAACAGTATTATGTATTTAGGAGCAGGACTTTACAGAAACCTATGTTAacaaatttacaatctttcttgTGCAGAACTCTGTTGTGTGGGGAAAAAATGCTTAATTCTCACCTATTTCCAAGTTCCTGATAAGTTTTGATGACAATTTCAACCTCTTCCGTGGTAAAGGGTCCTCTCTTAACATCAGGGCGGAGATAGTTCATCCATCTTAGTCTACAACTTTTCCCCGTTCTTGAAAGCCCTGCAACCACATGACCAAAGTTCAGGAGACTAAGAAAACATGAAGAGTTACATAAGTTCCACCCCTTCTCTAGTATCTCCCACTTTTTTGCTCCCTTAATGACTCGAAGCCACAAACTTAAACTTAGGGTTGGAGATGGAGGGTGCTTATCATCTAAGCAACCCCTCTTTGTCGCTACATAAGTTATTGCTAGAAAGAATTGAATGAAAATATGATCATTCGAAATCTGAAATGAAAATACTATTAGTATGGTTTTATTGCCTGACCTGCAAATTTGGGCATCTGTCTCCAATTCCAGATGCCATATTTCATGATATAACCTCTCAGTTTTTGGTCTTCCTCCGGAGACCATGCCCCCTTCTTTATGATCGCCTCCATGCTCGTACCtttctgctgctgttgttgtACCCTTGGCATGATTAATGCAGATAAGTAGGATTGATTGtttcagaaagaaaaaaaacttgtGGTTTATATAGTTATATTTGTGCCCTTTATTCATTATACATGGATCTGTTCTTTATTCAATATATAACCTCATTTCCAAGAAAGAGTAGACTTTCCACAACGACTTCATTGTTTTGTCTTGTTAGTCATTCTTAATTGCCTTTTCATGAGTGAGAACTGAAGAAGAACAATTCCTTCATTGGAGAGGTTTTGTCTAATTGGGTGTCATGATTTAGTTGgatgcaattttttttaccatACAAATTGCATAGCTTAAACTCATGTCTTTTTGTCCCAAGTAACTTGGAGAAATGAAGTAAAGGGTGTTAAATAAGTTTTTAAACTAAAATGGTGATAACTCTCATAGCAAAGGTTAAAGACTCAATTTGTGATTTAGTTAAATGAGGTGTGAAATGTAAATACTTTCACTCAAACGACTCATTACGGTGAGTAGTTAGAGTTTTTCAAGGTAAAAATGGTGATTTAGGTTAAAGAAAAAGGACATGAGTTTcacatatattttgttattgtatACCTTGATAAATAACGtatttgttgttcttgttgtgtGTATACTTAaatataggcataatacatatattggaccttaaacttggcttcaaattttaactttgacctccaactttcataatgcacaaacaagcactttaactatccaccttttaaataaataaacacatgaatcctacatgacacaatacacgtaaGACACCacataggacaaaaaatgacacgtaggatgacatgtaggatatGTGTGTCTATtcgttcaactttatacaagtttaagtgtctacttgtgcacacccaatgttgaaggacataaatgtaATTCGAAACCAAGTTGAAgggtatatttatatattatatcttaAATATATGCATCACAGgtgagaaagagaaaaaattgtTGTTGCCATTGTACTCGTCGTTGTCATGatgtatgaaataaaaatttatgtaactattttattttttccaaacaTCTGAGATAATTACTAGAAAAAGGTTTTTTCCGCtgtgaataaatgaaaaatagtaTTATTAGAATGtgattttttcatcaaattcttTTGTCGAACCAATTCACTGGAAAAATGCACGGTGAGAAATAATTTCTTgctaaaaaatatttggaagttttcaagatttttcatgTGAAAATACCAATTCAATGAAAATATCTTTGAAAATAGTCATTGAACATTTTtaagtgaaaatttttaataaaaataacaattttttttcaatggtGATTAATgattatacatatgtaattttttaaattttaaattagttctttttttaaaaaaaaatttaaattagtccTTGAATTTCTTGTTtagacaaaatttaaataaacttCATTGGTAATACGCATTACATATttgttatgaataatatatatttatgatttaaacCAAATACATGTTATTTATTGGTGATTTGCTTTCTCATCCGtaaataatttgaataaattgcacatataattattaatttttaataaatttaattgaaagagatatttatttttaaatggagggagtaattaTCTTACTATCCAACAATAATAAAGGAGAAAGAAACGTAGATAGTGGAAGTGCAAAGAGCTGATGTCAATTTTGTGATGTTAAGcagagtccggagcctaaagggtataaaatgttaataaaagttttaaaatgctatatgaatatttattttaaccaaaagggcaaaatcgctggaaggGCAGCGACTTCGCTTGCcgggaaaaaataaaatcgctgccttggcagcgatttctaaaatattttttttaatgattttttaataaatcgctcCCTAAGGAGcgattttctttattttttatttgaaattaaaaaaaaaaagaaaaaattaggagCAAATCGCTACAAGTGCAGCAATTTGTcaccaattttcttttatatttttttaaatcaattttttagaaaaattttaattgctacttatttttaaaaattattttggaataagtagtagaaaaatttaaaactaaaatttctttagaaaatttaaaattaaaatttctttagaaaatttaaaatttaattttaaaaattgtaaaataaaaaataaaaaaattgattggaaaagaaaataaaaaattggagACAAATCGCTGCCCCTGCAGCGATTTgctcttagtttttttttttttaataaataatttaaaaagttaacGAAATCGCTGattaggcagcgatttattaaaaaattattaacaaaaatttgttTTGGAAATCTCTGctaaggcagcgattttactttttccggCAAGTGAAATCACTGCccttccagcgattttgcccttttggttaaaataaatattcatataccgttttgaaatttttattaacattttataccaTTTAAGCTTCGAACTCTGTTAAAGCATTGGGAATATTAAATCAACAAATTGATTAAAGCGTTTCGATTCCTTCTGTCATTTTAATGTTATAGAGCACGAGGTCCATTAAGTACAACctaatcattttcttaattCCTAATTTGACCATACTAACATTTTTCTATTTACATTTTATTCTTCTCGGACTTATCTTAtgaaattatgttaattaattaaattgttattgttgtttatcgCGTTGTCACTAATCAGTGATCGTAGTTCTGAATTTTgtattgtatatttataattagaatgaaaaaatttattagCACCAAAGTATTATGTTagccaaaaggaaaaaaaaaggaaaaaaattctGTCCctataattaaaagttaaaacaatatcactatttactattttgatttttctctaaaataagttcatacaattttatttatgaattataaaACTTCAAAACATTAATAACTAGTAATTTCCAAGTAATGCATAGGAAAATGCCTTGGTGTGTCTACGAGACGAAGGCTACAACGTAACCTACTAGAATTGTGTTTGAAACTCCTGGCTATTAATGCTACAAAAGACCTCGATTAATTTAGCTCTTCAAGGACTAAAGTTATATTTGGTCCTATgtacataataatattttattgtttgatgAAGATATTGATGATGTAAATTAAAATCATGGGTACcaacatatataattcaaattggAAAGATTATACGACAGGGAAACATGTATAATGTATTTGCGATAAATCACTATAGtttaaaatattacatttaGTAGTATGCAAGGTTTTATAGAAAAGTCCTCTCTCCTCTGTCCCCTCCCCCAGCACTCGCCCCTCTCTTTGTAGTCCAAACAACTCTATTATgtatcaaatatatttgtatttcatatcaattatattttgtatcatgtatgtactatatatgtatattttgtataGTTATATATAACAATTTTTATTCCGTCAATGGTATTTGTTGACACAAATTGTGTTCATTTTACAATTGATACAATTACATTCGATACATGATCCAAATCAATTGTGTcaattatattcatataattttatttgtatttgtattatcTATGTTTGTATTCCGTAACAATTGCATTTGTGAAAGAACGGATACAACATGCATTCATCCTTTTTCCTCCCTCTTTGGATCTCACTTGCCTCTCTCCTCGCTCTCTGGACCTCACTTGTCTCTCTCCTCCTTCTCGATCTCGCTCTCCTCTCTCCCCTTCCAGGGGCGC
This window encodes:
- the LOC107013035 gene encoding transcription factor MYB15-like, with product MPRVQQQQQKGTSMEAIIKKGAWSPEEDQKLRGYIMKYGIWNWRQMPKFAGLSRTGKSCRLRWMNYLRPDVKRGPFTTEEVEIVIKTYQELGNSWSAIAAKLPGRTDNEVKNFFHTHLKKHLGLKNHDVPLKTSKIRKQTKEDEKKISTRGRLVLEMSNNSNSLTTDVCSPCSSITTCEENQMMDPFVNFSQTFEVCYNNITSLVVDQQVPNMENTCINIGVALPHSIPHGSAVNSFDQFDMTSFWIDVLGNI